Part of the SAR202 cluster bacterium genome, CCGCGCAGATACGGCGCATCCCTTCGACCGGACACCTCCTGATCGTATGGAACCAGGAAGGAGTTGAGGACATCCGTCGCGGCTTTAACAGGATGCGAATGTCATCGGCAATAAGCCGCAACGGTGGGGGAATCTGGGAGTTCTACCAGAACATCCTCTCTGTGGACGACGTAGTCCGAATCGAGCCCGGCCCAATAGGGTCCGTGCGACCGGAGGAGGTCTACATGGGCACGCCTCTCCAGGGCGTGAGGATTCGGGAGAGCGACTATATCAAGACCGCGCAGTTCCACGGGCGGTGGTCTTACCCATCCGTCTTCGTGATGAAGGACCGCGTCATCGTCTGTCATACCTACACCCACTACGAACCGCACGCCACAAAGGCGGAGTTGGTCAAGGTAGGCGGCGCGAACAACGAGTACAACCAGATGATGAAGGTGCTGCCGCTGACCTGGTTCTATGGAGGCAAGCAGCCGTCCGAGAACCTGTCCCTCCCGAGGGCCACAGACCCGGCGGTGCCTTGATAGTCCTTGCCTGGTCTCGACATTGAAGTCGCGTTCCTACAACGACATACAGTCCGGAGGACACAGTTGAACAACTTCTTTATGACGCGTCGCAACGAAATGCTGGCGGAGCACCAGACGAGCTTCTTTCACGATTCCACGTTTGTGGACCGGCCGGACGGCAGGCTGCTGCACGCGTCCGGCAAGCGGTTTTGCACTTCCGACGACGGCGGCATAACCTGGTCGCCGGTCTTCGAGTGCAAGGACAGGGACGGCAACCCCGTCGGCGGCGGGGGTACGTCGCTCGTGAAGCTGTCCGGCAACGGCATCGGCCTGGCGGCAATGCGTAAGGGCATGGGCGTCAACCACCCGGACTGGATGGAGCAGTACACCTACATGGTCTTCTGGCGCTCGGACGACGGCGGCAAGACGTGGGAACGCCCTGTCCGCATGACGCGCCCCGGCGCCGCCTGCCACGCGCTGCAGGACGTTGCGCTGCGCACCAGCTCTGGCCGCATCATCGTCCCCGTTTACGTCCACAAGTGGCACACCGCCCACCCGGCGGACCCAAAGCCGCCCATGACGGGCAAGCTTGTCTTTAACCAGTGGTACGGCACTTCCGGCCACTTTTACGACCCCGCTTCCAGCAACTGCCAGGTGCACTACTCCGACGATGACGGCCGCACGTGGAAGGTCAACCACGACGGCGAGCTGATGATCCAGATCGACTGGGGCGGATGGACGGCCGGCGGTGGAGAGCCGACTGTGGCTGAGGTAAGCCCGGGCAAGATCATCATGCTCATCCGCACCCGCCTCGGCAGGCTCTACCAGGCGTGGTCTTACGACAACGGCGAGACGTGGACCGCCCCGTTTGCGACTTCCCTGGCGGCTTCTACCACGCCGGCGCAGATACGCAGGATACCCTCCACCGGCCATCTGCTGGTCGTCTGGAACCAGGAGGGCCACGACGACGTGCACAACGGCTTCAACCGCATGCGTATGTCGTCGGCAATCAGCCGCAATGGCGGCAGCGTGTGGGAGTTCTACCAGAACATCATGTCCATTGATGAGACCGTGCGTGTCGAGCCGGGTCCGATAGAGCACCTCCGCCCTCTGGAAACCTACCACGAGCCGGGCAAGGGTTCCGACGTCCGCGACCCGTCGGCCGTCAAGACCGCCGGATTCCACGGCCGATGGTCATACCCGTCGCTCTACGTCGGCAAAGACCGGGCGATCGTTACGCACACGTACACCCACCTGGAGGAGCACGCCACGAAGGCGCAGCTCGTGAGAGTCGGCGGCGCGGGCAACGAGTTCAACCAGTACATGAAGGTGCTCCCGCTCACATGGTTCTACGGCGGCAAGCAGCCCGCGGATAGTGACCGCCTGCCGCGGCAGGACGAAACGCCCACGCCGTGACGGAAGTAGAAAGTCGAAACTCACTACTCTTAACTCTCAACTCTCAACTCCATCGGAGGCACGACGATGAGCAATGTACCAATGACTCGGCCATGGGAAATGCTGGCCGAGCACAAGACCAACTACTTCCACGACTCCACATTCATCGAGATCAGCAACGGACGCATTTTGCACTGCTCCGGTAAGCAATTCTGCACGTCTGACGACGGGGGCATATCCTGGTCCGCGCCGTACCAGTCCAGGGACAAGAACGGCGACGTAATAGGCGGCGGCGGCACCTCGCTTGTCAAGCTGGACGGCAATACAATCGGTCTCGCGGCGATCCGCAGGGGCAAAGGGCCTGATTTCCCAGACTGGATGGAGCGACACAGCTACATGGTCTACTGGCGCTCGGATGACGAGGGAAAGACCTGGGAGAAGCCTGTCCGCATGTCGCTTCCGGCGCTGGGACAGGTAGTTGCCTATCAGGACGTGTTTATCCGGACGAGCACCGGCCGGATCATGCTGCCTATCTACACCGGCCTCGGCCACGAGCTTCATCCGCTGGACCAGCATTACCCGCACCACGGCAAGCTTGTAAACGGACAGTGGGTCTCCACGTCAGCGCATTTCTTCGGCACAGGCATTGCCGGGAGCTACGTCGTTTACTCGGACGACGAGGGACGGACCTGGCAGCAGAACAAGGACGGCCATCTCATCATTTATATCGACTGGGCCGCTTCCTTGAGCGCGACTAGCGAACCGACGATTGCCGAGGTCGCTCCCGGCAGGATTGTCATGTACCAGCGGACGAAGCTGGGACGCATATTCCAGTCCTGGTCGTACGACAACGGCGAAACGTGGACGTCGCCGGTACCGACATCCCTCGCGGCCACCACAACGCCTGCTCAGATACGCAAGATTCCCTCCACCGGCCACATGCTCGTGGTCTGGAACCAGGAGAGTGAGGACGAGATCAGGGCCGGGTATAACCGCACGCGCATCTCTTCCGCAATAAGCCGGAATGGCGGCAGCGTCTGGGAGTTCTACCAGAACGTGCACTCCATGCACGACGAGACACGCGTGGAGCCCGGGCCGATACGCGCCGTGCGCCCCGAGGAAATGCACAACAAGCCGGGGCAGGCGCCGCCGACGCGTGACGGTAAATATCTCAAGATTGTGGACCACCACATCCGGATATCGTACCCTTCCGTTTTCGTCATGAAGGACCGCGTCCTCATTGCCCATACGTATACCCACTACGAGGACCATCCAACCAGGGCGCAGCTCGTAAAGGTCGGCGGGGCCGACAACAAGGATTTTAACCAGATACTCAAAGTGCTTCCCCTCACCTGGTTCTACGGAGGAAAAGAGCCCGCGGACAACCCAGCCTTCCCGAAGGCGTCGGACATCGCCGTCCCATTCCCATAACGCGAAGCATGCTGTTAGAATTGGGAAATTCTGTCAAACGAAGACCGTTGACATCGAAAGGATCTCGTACACTTGGCTAAGAAGGGGATAATGGAGCGGCTGAAGGAGGGCGTCGTCCTCGGTGACGGCGGCTACATCGTGGAGCTCGAGCAGCGCGGCCACGTGGTCACGGGCGCGTTCACGCCGGAGGTGGTCATCCGCCACCCCCAGGCGATCAGCGAGCTGCACTACGAAATGAAGAACGCCGGCTGCGAGGTGCTGCAGGTCATGGCGTTCTACGGCAGCCGTGAGAAGCTGGCGACCGTGGGCTACGGCGACAAGACGTTCGAGATCAACCAGAAGGCCACTCAGCTCGCCAGGGACGTCGCCGGCACCGACCTCCTGGTCGCTGGCGACCTCTCGACCACCTGGAAGTGGAAGAAGGGCGACAAGGCCGCGATCAAGGAAGTCACTGCGATGTTCGACGAGCAGCTTGAGGCCCAGAAGGGCGTCGACTTCTGGATCGGCGAGCTCTTCTTCGATCTGGGCGAGGCGCTTCTCTGCGCCGAGCGTATCAAGGCGAAGACCAAGCAGCCCGCCATGATCACCATGTCAATCCGCGGCGGCACCAAGACGGTGGACGGATATACCGCCGCCGAGTGCGCCACGCAGCTAAAGGCCGCGGGCGTTGAGATCATCGGCCTGAACTGTATGAACGATCCCGAGCACATGTACCCGCACATCAAGGCGATGCGCGACGCCATCGACGGCTACATTGCCGCCCAGCCTGTCGCGTACCGCTGCACGGACGACACCCCCTGGTTTACCGGCCAGCCCGCGTTCCCGGACAAGCTGGAGACGATCCAGATGGACCGCTATGCCCTGGGCGAGTTCGCCTCGAAGGCGAAGGAGATGGGCGTCAACTACATCGGCGGGTGCTGCGGCTGCAAGGCCACGCATATGCGCGAGATGGCCAAGGCCCTCGGCAAGTACAAGTCCGACCGCGTGTGGAACAAGCAGGCCTCCGCGATGAGCGAGACCGAGTACAGCGGCAAGCACCGCGCTGAGGTCGAGGCCAAGCGCAAGTCGGCGAAGAAGTAACAAGCAAGCCTAGACGAAGTTCTGGAATGGGTCCCGGAAACGGGACCCATTCTCCTTCTTGAGAAACAAACAGGTTCCCTATATTCTTACTCTTGTCCGTAACTCTGCGTCTTCACTCTGCGCCCTCTGCGCTTAATCCCGTCCGGAGGCCCAATGACCACCCTCACACCACAGCGCCGCCTCAAGATAGAGGGGACGTACAACGTCCGCGACATCGGCGGCTACAAGACCGCGGACGGCCGCACGACGCGCTGGAAGACCTACCTCCGCGCGGATAGCCTCCATAACCTCAAGCCGCAGGGCCAGCAGGCGCTCGTGGACTACGGCATCAAGACCGTCGTGGACCTCCGCCGAGTGCGCGAGACCGTCAAGACGCCCAACGTCTTCGCCACCTCCAAGCTCGCGCGGTACGTCCACCACAACATGATTACGGACACCAACCCGGCCACCTACGGCGCGGGCGAGGGCATCTGGCTCATCTACAACTCGTATATCGTCCTCCTTGAGGAGCGCAAGCCGCAGATCAAGGAGATCATGACGACGCTCTCGGAGCCGGACGAGGTTCCCGCGCTCTTCCACTGCGCCGGCGGCACCGATCGCACCGGCATCGTCGCCTCGATGCTCCTGGGCACGTGCGGCGTTCCGGACGAGACCATCTCCGAGGACTATGGCCTAAGCGCCGAGCCCCTCTGGGAGCGCTACCTGGTCGAAGGCCCCCCGGACGGCTACTCGATGGACGACCTCACCAAGCGGCGTGAGCGCGGTGAGTTCTCACCGCCGGAGGCGATGATGAAGACGCTGGAGCACATCCGCGTGAAGTACGGCGGCATCGACGACTACCTCTCACACATCGGCATCACCGAGAAGCAAATGAACAACATCCGCCGTGCGCTGGTAGGGTAGGGGTGTGCGGTTTTTGATGGGGTCGAGGGGTGGCTAGCGCTGAAAGCGCGGGATGACTCAGCCCGGGGAGTAGCCCCGGAGGCTTTGCGAAGGGGCGAAGCCCTGGGTAAGGGATCCAAGGATTTCCAAGCCCTGTAAGGGCGTGA contains:
- a CDS encoding exo-alpha-sialidase is translated as MNNFFMTRRNEMLAEHQTSFFHDSTFVDRPDGRLLHASGKRFCTSDDGGITWSPVFECKDRDGNPVGGGGTSLVKLSGNGIGLAAMRKGMGVNHPDWMEQYTYMVFWRSDDGGKTWERPVRMTRPGAACHALQDVALRTSSGRIIVPVYVHKWHTAHPADPKPPMTGKLVFNQWYGTSGHFYDPASSNCQVHYSDDDGRTWKVNHDGELMIQIDWGGWTAGGGEPTVAEVSPGKIIMLIRTRLGRLYQAWSYDNGETWTAPFATSLAASTTPAQIRRIPSTGHLLVVWNQEGHDDVHNGFNRMRMSSAISRNGGSVWEFYQNIMSIDETVRVEPGPIEHLRPLETYHEPGKGSDVRDPSAVKTAGFHGRWSYPSLYVGKDRAIVTHTYTHLEEHATKAQLVRVGGAGNEFNQYMKVLPLTWFYGGKQPADSDRLPRQDETPTP
- a CDS encoding exo-alpha-sialidase encodes the protein MSNVPMTRPWEMLAEHKTNYFHDSTFIEISNGRILHCSGKQFCTSDDGGISWSAPYQSRDKNGDVIGGGGTSLVKLDGNTIGLAAIRRGKGPDFPDWMERHSYMVYWRSDDEGKTWEKPVRMSLPALGQVVAYQDVFIRTSTGRIMLPIYTGLGHELHPLDQHYPHHGKLVNGQWVSTSAHFFGTGIAGSYVVYSDDEGRTWQQNKDGHLIIYIDWAASLSATSEPTIAEVAPGRIVMYQRTKLGRIFQSWSYDNGETWTSPVPTSLAATTTPAQIRKIPSTGHMLVVWNQESEDEIRAGYNRTRISSAISRNGGSVWEFYQNVHSMHDETRVEPGPIRAVRPEEMHNKPGQAPPTRDGKYLKIVDHHIRISYPSVFVMKDRVLIAHTYTHYEDHPTRAQLVKVGGADNKDFNQILKVLPLTWFYGGKEPADNPAFPKASDIAVPFP
- a CDS encoding tyrosine-protein phosphatase; this translates as MTTLTPQRRLKIEGTYNVRDIGGYKTADGRTTRWKTYLRADSLHNLKPQGQQALVDYGIKTVVDLRRVRETVKTPNVFATSKLARYVHHNMITDTNPATYGAGEGIWLIYNSYIVLLEERKPQIKEIMTTLSEPDEVPALFHCAGGTDRTGIVASMLLGTCGVPDETISEDYGLSAEPLWERYLVEGPPDGYSMDDLTKRRERGEFSPPEAMMKTLEHIRVKYGGIDDYLSHIGITEKQMNNIRRALVG